A single genomic interval of Carassius carassius chromosome 24, fCarCar2.1, whole genome shotgun sequence harbors:
- the LOC132103743 gene encoding lens fiber membrane intrinsic protein-like, whose protein sequence is MYSFMGGGLFCAFVGNILLVVSTATDYWMQYRLSGSFAHQGLWRYCMSGKCYTQTDSIAYWNATRAFMILSAMSCFAGIMAGILSFAHFSAFQRFNRSFAAGIMFFISTLFVLLAMAIYTGVTVNFLGKRFSDWRFSWSYILGWVALLMTFFAGIFYMCAYRMHECRRLAGSR, encoded by the exons ATGTATAGCTTTATGGGAGGGGGTTTGTTCTGTGCCTTTGTGGGCAACATCCTGCTGGTCGTCTCCACAGCGACAGACTACTGGATGCAGTACAGACTGTCGGGCAGCTTCGCTCACCAGGGCCTGTGGAGGTACTGCATGTCTGGCAAATGCTACACGCAGACTGACAGCATCG CTTACTGGAACGCAACCCGGGCCTTCATGATCCTCTCAGCGATGTCGTGTTTTGCGGGAATCATGGCAGGCATCCTCTCCTTCGCTCACTTCTCTGCATTTCAGCGATTCAACCGTTCCTTCGCTGCAGGGATCATGTTTTTTATTTCCA CGCTCTTTGTTCTGCTCGCTATGGCGATCTACACCGGGGTGACGGTGAACTTCCTCGGGAAGCGTTTCAGCGACTGGCGTTTCTCATGGTCCTATATTCTGGGCTGGGTTGCTCTGCTCATGACCTTTTTTGCAG gtATATTTTACATGTGTGCCTACAGGATGCATGAATGCCGCCGATTGGCCGGCTCTCGCTAA